The Rosa rugosa chromosome 3, drRosRugo1.1, whole genome shotgun sequence sequence attaataaagtgtcaattcttttacttaatgtcttggacataccttaattcgaactttattatataagagccaatgattttcatgtggaaacacattatgagaatggacagagttcctttgcatcacctctaatgactacggacataaacgagtattagagaaacttatgtgtcgctctagtgggttgtatgcaaccactatttgagttattgaatccatctatgtcatgagagacgacttatgggattttgacacatataggctttgacatgatgatccgtgtattaaagactttacacgaacatccattttcagaacgaagaaaagtaagaaccaagaattggttcgaggagctgcacatgcgcctcatagcgccatgattgtgcaaagatAGGCCATACATGGCCAGTGCCGCCcaccccctgcggcaaatacatggcattgacgccataaactcctctatctacttctcaagtctattgtgacaCTATGGCTTCACCAAAACCtttattggttgattataaagcccatgtttcgttctgtaaagcctgttatttaggattgagaccatcctatgcaaaggagattgaggaaataattccattctcacaaagaatctaagggaattctatggatttgatcaaccaacttgcggaccatatagatgttttatggtgttggttgatacgcaaacacgctggtcacgtgttgtgccattatccactcgtaatgctgcttatactgcactcctagcacataacatatggctacgggctcactacccagatcatctcattcagtcaatttgacttgataatgctagagagtttacatcgacaattttcgatgactattgcatatcattggatattgatatcaagtatcatattcccatgtacacacccaattggtctcgcggaaaagccaccattaaacgactacgatggtagcccggacattggtaatgcgcaccaatatttccgcttgggttatgcaatatcgcatgcagctatgctaattcgtctacgactcatagcagccactcaacttttatttgcgttacagctagtgactgggttcaagtctaatatctcgtatttatgcatatttgagtgtgcggttcatgtgccaattgcgccgccacagcgcatcaacatgagtcattgcaacgaatgcatatatatataagtccgctacgtagaacccttgacaggcgatctctatttcgctggatttgcgaattgtcactttgatgagacagtcttcccgtcgttagggggagattagaacgtcaatgttcaacaggaaagacaggaattgtcgtggtctgtccccactatgtctcatcttgatcccctaaaagtgacgagatcacatatacctgctgcaaacatgcctgcaaggattgatgtccccataagaggacatggtgtcacccagagaagatgggtacggcaccaccaccatggatggtggtatggtgacgccacaaggtggcataatggcgtcataggccatgggttccgctagagagcgtaggagacccataggttcgatggattctcgccctaagaagagagcgagtttggcacaacttgatccattgatcattgatactcaaaatccgtctcatgagaatattttggattgtggttatgtccaagagacatcattgggggacgcctcaatgttagaaccaattcctgataatatagagatctctacgaactacactagtgtacatgatcgaggacgtggaattattgagaccaatgacattgaaccttactccgttgaagaatgccaacgtagagaaacttggcctaaatggaaagatgcgatccaggttgaattggattcactaacgaagaggaaggatttcgggcctgagatgccaacacctcctaatatCAAACCTATTGACATTAacaggtcttcgttagatagcgtgatgaggaaaagagatggcaatctcaccttatggcgcaaggtttctcacaacgccctggaatcgactacgagaagacatattctctcgtaatggatgtcattgcactccactaccttgtcagtttggtagcttccaaataactgaacatgcagcttacaaatgtggtcactacgtatctttatgaggatctagatacggaatataatgaaggttcttgtggacttcatttacccaagtcaagtggctttagaccacggagcgcatttgcaacgaggttgaaatgctcactaaagtgactacttgattgggaagggatatgatgaactatgcccacgcgtttccatgacaagttccggatttgcaattgtcgcggtttatgttgataaacataattggaacccttgagagttaagggaaaccgctgaacacctgaaatccaagtttgagaggaaggaccttgggagaacacggttttgtctagattcagaacttgtataccgtgtcaataggtattttgataaagtcaaagatgcactcccatggtcgtccgtagtcttggccctaaaagggatccgtttcgtcccagggatgatgacgaagacgtgttaataacagaagtgcttacttatgtacaataggcgcattattgtgcttagcacaatacaagaccggacacctcaattgttatgaacttgttggctagatatagccccgTGCCAACGCAACACCAtttagattggtataaagacaatctttcgatatttgagaggtacgattgatatgggcttgttctatccctacagagaaaagagataacggaagtgtgggatcggaccccacaaggcaaaatgccaccttcaATAAACAAttctattctcctacaacactATGGTTATATTTGTAGCTTCCTTCATTTATAGGCATAGGTTCGTGTTAGTGCAACCAGCTGATTCAGAACCCTCAATATGGAGAAAGATCCGAGCTctgttcaaaattttcaatgaaAAAGACCTCGACTCTCACACTTTCAAAAGGAGTAATCGACAAAGAGATGCAGTTATGGACTCGCCAAACAACTTCCCAGGAACTTTAGTCCACCACAATTCGGATCACACTGATCAAATAAACTCTTTGTTTATTGGAGATCGAGCAACAAACAAGCTCAATTGTTGTGATCAACTACTTCCTTCACCTACTGAGGTTGTGATCACAGTTCAAAAAATGCAGAGAACTACTTCTAACACAGCTCAAGAATACAATTGATCAGTGTCACATACATAAATTACGTCATTAATTATGTATGCAGACAGAAGAAAGGTCGCATAACAAGATCAGACCCACTAATATGCAATTCTTGTAGTTTTTGACAAGACCTTCAGGCACATATTTTTTGTTTGGCTTCACCTTGTTCTGTAAGTATTTCTTAACTAATTGATTGAAGCCCCATAATTCATCTGAGAAGGAATATTCATGTTTTGACCCGTATCCTGAAAATTTATGGACAAAATTTCCCAGACTTTCTCACCCGCTTTCATTCCTCCAAACATCCCTCCCAGTCAGCAGAAATCACCTTCAACAGAGCATATTGATTGTGATGtgtgatggagatggagtgaTTGATGTATTAGGTAAAGGTTAATGTAATCCTAAACAAATGATGACAGTCCtagttatttatttgtttaggCACAAATTGGATCATTGACAGTGTCTCCGTAATATTAATCTCTTTTTCTTCCATTAGAAGGAAGAATATTCCTAGGTTTGGATGTAGACTTTGGTATTTATGAACTGTAAAATTCCTGGAAATGCTTGTGTCAATCTTTGTTCCTTTCATTCCGTAGTTGCCGGCCAAGTAAAAAAATTAAGACAACATGACAAAGTTTCTCTTTTGCAACATCTAAAATACTGATAGAACTGGGATTGAAATttccttgaagaatttctttatAGCTTTTTCAATAATCATCAACATATAGAATAAGTAGCTAGTGTTTGTTCTTTCCCTATTCAAAATATTCTGACGCAGCATATAAGTAGGTTTATTAGGATACCTGAAAGGAACACGATCAGATCAAACATAGAGATTCAGAAGATTCAAACATGATAAACAAAATGTACTCTTCCAACCTTAATAAACTTGCTCTTACCTCTATCTTTGTCTTGTTTCTTTCTTCATGGATTTCCTTAGCCATTCCACAAAACGAAACAAGGATCCCAGTTGACATGGGGGTTGTTCTTGATGACCTTAACTCAGTGAGGGGCAAGATTTGGTTGAGCTGCATCAAAATGGCCCTGTCAGACTTCTATTTTTATCATCCTCACTACAAAACTTGGCTGGTCTTGAACACTAGGGACTCGAAGAAGAATGTTGTCGCTGCAGCTGCCTCAGGTCTCTTCCAACACCTACCATAACTAATTGCTGATTTCCTAAACTTTGCTTTATGTTCTAACTTCCGAATATGTAAAATAgcctctctgttttttttagtGTAATgatcttttgtttttgattgaCACACTAACAGCACTAGATCTGATAAAGAATCATGAAGTACCAGCCATCATCGGGCCAGTGACATCGATGGAGACAAGCTTTGTCATTAATCTCGGAGACCAAACTCATGTGCCCATCATATCATTTTCTGCAACAAGTCCTTCTCTTACTTCGCTCCGGAGCTCCTACTTTTTCCAATTTGCACAGAATGACACATCTCAAGTGAAAGCTATAAGTGCGGTTATCAAAAACTTTGGGTGGAGACTAGTTGTGCTCATATACATAGACACTTCGTATGGGGAGGCAATCATACCATTTTTAACCGATGCCTTACAAGAAGTGGGTATTGGTGTCTCCTACAGGAGTGTCATTTCCCCCTCTGCAGCCGATGATCAAATTGCAAACGAGCTTTACAAGTTGATGACCATGCAAACTAGAGTCTTCATTGTCCATATGACAACCAATCTATGCTCTAAGCTATTTGCCAAGGCAGAAGAGATTGGAATGATGGTTGAAGGCTATGTTTGGTTAACCACTAATGGGATTACTAATCGTTTAACTTCAATGAATTCTTCAGTCATCCATTCCATGAATGGAGTTATAGGTCTGCAAACTTATGTCCAGAAAACAAGAGAGCTGGAAGAATTCAATCTCCGGTGGAAAAGGCAGTTCCAAAAAGACTATCCACACATCGTTGGTGCTGAATTGGATGTTTTCGGATTTTGGGCTTATGATGCTACTTTTGCCATAGCAATGGCAATTGAACAAGTGATTGGGACTACAAGTAGTTTTGGTTTCCAAAAGCCAAATGCCTCCAACAAGTCCACAGATATTCTTGAAAGTTTTCCCATCTCTCCATATGGTCCAAAACTTTGCCAAGCCCTATCGACTACTAGATTCCCAGGCATTGCTGGAGATTTCATGCTCATTGATGGGCAACTTCAATCATCCAATTTTCGGATAATTAATGTCAACGGCCGTGGAGCGAGAACAATTGGATTTTGGACACCACTGCATGGACTTGTAAGCAAAATGAGTTCCACAAATTCCACATGCCATCTTGGACCGGTTATATGGCCAGGAGAGTCTCTCTCTGTTCCCAAAGGGTGGGAGATCCCAACAAAGGGGAAGAAGTTGAGAATAGGAGTTCCTGTTAGGGATGGGTTTACTGAGCTTGTTAAGGTAACAATAGATCCAACCACCAACACAACGGATGTTACCGGATTCAGTATCGATGTATTTAAGGCCGTAGTTGACATGTTACCATATGCTCTTCCTTATGAGTTCATTCCCTTTGCAAAGCCTGATGGCACCAAAGCTGGCACTTACAATGACTTGTGCTATCAAGTCTATCTTGGGGTAAATTTTCTATCTTTAGATGCATACAATAACTCATCGTCATATTGCTTACCTATTCCTTGACAACTATATATAAAAACGTCACTCAACTACATACTTTATGATTTAACAGAATTTTGATGCTGTAGTCGGAGATACAACAATTCGAGCAAACAGGTCTCTGTATGTGGACTTTACGATGCCATATGCAGAAGCCGGTGTAGTAATGGTTGTGCCCGTCATAGACACAAACAAAAGAAGTGCATGGGCTTTCTTCAAGCCATGGCAATGGGACCTTTGGCTTGCAACTCTTATTTCCTTGTTGTTAGTAGGTTTTGTGGTTTGGGTCGTTCAGCATCGAACTAATGAAGATTTTCAAGGCACTACCGCACAACAAGAAGTTGGCAATGTTATATGGTTCTCCTTCTCAACCATGGTTTTTGCTCAACGTAATTTTTCATGACCTCACTCTAAAATCAAGTTAAAACGattttcccatatatatatattaacttttttagtatcataaatatatataagtaattCATCAATAACAAATTTTCTTGTGAACTATACAGGAGAGAGAGTGGATACCAACTTGGCTAGATTTGTTATGATAATATGGGTATTTGTTGTGCTAGTACTGACAATTAATTACCAAGCAAGTCTAACCTCTATATATACGGTCGAAATACTCGAGCCAACTGTTACCAATATCAAGGATCTATTGAGGAAGGGGGAAAACATCGGCTACATACCAACTGCTTATACTTACGAGATGTTGAAGCAAGTAGGTTTTGAAGATTCCAAGCTTATGGCTTTGGGAACTATGGAAGCAATTGATGAAGCTCTTTCGAAAGGGAGTGCAAACAGTGGCATTGCTGCTTTTGTTGATGAAACTCCCTACATGAAGCTTTTCCTTGCAAGATACTGCAACAAATATAGTATGATTGgccccatattttttttttttttttttttttaaaaggctTGGATAGGTGAGGAAGGATCCTACCTATCCACTTAAATTAAGAGaaggaaaaccaaaatacaAAGGAGGGGGACCAAAGCCAAAACCTCCCAGATAAAAGGAAAGCGTACATGACACTAACGAAAACGAAAGTTCGGAAGACCTAATTGGTCTCTGTTACAATGTGCAAGTATAAAGGGTGGAGCAGAGTCCCACCAAAACAAGCTTGTAGAAGCTGTACCAAAATTCGCTAATGCATCCGCAACTTGATTACCTTCTCGAAAAATGTGTGATGAGCGGAAGTTCATTTGAGAAATACGATACAAGCAATTGCGCCATTCGATGCGAAGCATCCAAGGAACTAAATTAGGTGGTCATGGCTTTGTAAGATCTCTCACCTCTATCTCCCTTGTTATGTGTGTGCGTGTGTTTTGTGTATGGTCGTCTTCTTAGTGCAATATAGGGGCACGAGTGATGGATTTCTGTTGTAATATATGGTCCATTAAATACAAtaatatattgatttttttagGTGACCTTGCAGGTATTTCCAAAACGCTCTCCTCTTCTACCCGATGTTTCCCAGGCAGTCCTAAATGTCACCGGAGGAGAGAAGATAATGAATATCGAAAACAAATGGTTCAAGAAAGACAGCAATTGTCAAGACTTTAGTAACCCAAAATTTTCTAGCAATAGACTTGATTTTAAAAACTTTCGGGTCCTATTTTTCATTACTTGGGTGGCTTCAGGAGTGGCTCTCATCCTATATTTAGTTCGGTTCAGTTACAAGTATAGGGACGTTTGGAATTCTGAAACCTCTACGCTTAGAAGGATTGGGGCCATGTTGGGAAAGTTTTATGAAATAGACCCTTCTAGAAGCAACCAGAGAGCGGATGTAGTACTTACAGCCTCTACAAACCTCAATGGCACAGAAAGTCCAGAACTCGGCCAGAATTGGAACCAAACAAATACGAATTCTGTGTTTTCTTCTGATTCTGAAGAGCAACGAGCACCCTCAACTGATCGAGCATCTCCAGAAATAGCTACTACATCTACTGAGTCTGCTGCTGCAGTTCAAGAAATGCATTCAATTACTCCAGCTGAAACAGCTCATTAATATACAAATTCAGctcaataatattatatatcATCAAATAATTAAATAGACAGTTCTAAATTATTGTCATGCACGAACCTTTCATTTATTTCACTTTTCTTTAATTCAGTGCATAACATTATCAGTAGGGGATGATGATTCCTACACCACAAAAATGAAAAAGCAtttctcttgatttttttttttttaacatttctCTTCACCAAAATGTTCATAGATGTATCAACTTCAAATCTTCCTcttttgattgaaaaaaaaaaaattgcagttcTCTAGCTAGATCACTTGTATTAATTAAGCAAATGTCATATACCTATATATGTCTTGACTAAGACCTACTCTTGAATATGTAATCTAATATATAGTAAGTTATTAAATATTACAACAAATTAaagccaaaaaaagaaaagttagTGTGGGAGCAAAATTAGAGTCAATTAATTAACACATGCACAAACGCTTGAGCCCAGTTCAACAAATCGATTTGGAAAGTGTTATACCGCACCTAATTCTGACAAGGAACCTTCCACTACTAGAATTTGGGCCATAGAGCACCGATCTGGGCCACTATTTAACTTTGGTCTCCATTCTCAGTTAGTGTGGCACCGTTGCCTTGGATTGGTGAGTCTTCACGACGCATTCACTGAACAACGGTGCTCCCTAAATTTATACTAATATAGAATTGGGCCTCGTCACTAGTTGAGTAGTTCACAACCCAAATAACGGTGTGATTGGAGACTTTCAATATATCGAGCAAAAGGGAAAGTAGGTAtgcttttgttttcattttcatatagatctctctctctctctctctctctctctcgtgtaGATCTGCCATTGTTTTCAACGATCCGTGCTTAATTGGTTTGTAGATGGTTCGATATTGGTTCTTTTCCAATTTGGTGCTCGTAGATCTTCCGGTTTTGGTCCATTTCTTCACTCATTGTGCGGCATGTTTCATCTTCAAACCCTAATCCATCTCCCCTCCGCTTTCTTCACACCCTTTTCCGATCAGGTATATATGTGCTTAATAAGATTTGTTGCaagttttcttctttaattttttgagGGGCTTTCAACTAGCATTAATTGGTTTTTATGTATCTTTCTTCTCTCTGCATCTGCCATAGCCTGTTTAGGATGATTTGCTTTCCATGCCTACAAACCATTACGCTTCGGAGGCTACGGTCTATTATACTCCTCAAACTCCAAACCTAACCTTTAATGGATTCCTTTAGAGGTGCAGAACATGAGGAGCGGAAAGCAAGGGCCTTAGCTGCAGCTGCCACGGAGTTGGAAAGACTTCTCAGAAAGGAAGATTTTGGTAGAATGAAGATTGTTGCTTGCATTAGCTGATTTTTGTGCACTACCTTCAGTTTCTTGATAACAGTATTTATGTAATGTTCTTTGTTTCCAAAATATCCTAAACTCTATCCATTGCCTCCTAAACTTACTGTGTATGAATTGGCTTTATGATTATGTTAGATTGTACTTGACCTCCAGTTGTTTCCTAACTCTTAGGTGATCGGACAATTCAATGTTGGCTTCATTGTTGGGAAATTAGATCAAGATTTATTTATAGTAGATAAGGTATTTTTCTAGCAATGCTTCTCAAGTTCTCGTTAAGTTTTCTATTGGTTGATGTTAATTCTTCCTTCGTAATTTATCCTCTTTATTACCACGGTGAACATTTGTGTTTGGAACTGATCGCCAATTTGATTGGAGATTTTTTGCTTAACATTTCTTTTCCTCCTCTAAGAAAGACTAACACTGTTTTACTTCCTGTTCGTTGATGAAATCAATGGAACTAATCCCTTCATAAATAATTTAACCTGCAGCCGAGCATTCTGGGACAAGAGATCAGTCAAGAAGTCAATGGTGATGCACAGATTGCGAGGTATGATTTCTGACAATTCTTAAGGTTCTTTACGTTTGCCAGAATTTTAGTTGCAGTCACTTTACATTAATGCACTCTTTTGTCTTTCTCGTTAATTTTTAACAGGACTCAGGAGTTATGTGTTCAAAATTATGGGAGGCTGTGACAAGAAATTGTTTCCTTTGAAGCAAGGAGTGTTAACCCCAGGGTGTGTTCGCCTTTTGCTCCACGGGGGTATGTTACAATCCAAAAGTTTTTgtgggggagggagggagagagagagaaaaaaaaaggcaatTGATTTTAGGATGTTGGTTTTCTGTTTTAGTACTAACTGCTTTGATTTTTCTTGAACATTGTTTGATTTTGCCACTGATTTGTGCATATTATTTTAGGAGCCTCATGCTTCCAAGGACATGGAAGGAGGTATAGTGAGCGAAGAAGGAAGTCTGTTCATGGATGAATTGTTAGTCCAGACCTTTTTGTGTTGAACTTCGTCATTGTTAAGAAAGGTGACAATGACCTTCCTGGACTGACTGATGTTGAAAAGCCAACAGTGAGAGGTCCAAAGAGGGCTTCCAAGATCCACAAGTTATTTAACCTCACCAAGGACGATGATGGTAGGAAGTATGTCAACACTTAACGCAGAAAATTCACATCCAAAAATGGTGGGTTTTGACTTGTTAATTCACTTAGTGAAATAAAGTTTTAGGGTGCTACTTTTGATCTACTATCTGAGCATTGAACTTTACTTATTGTTGAGTTTTGCTTTTGTAGGTTTGCTTACATGTAGAGTGAGTTGCAGACTTAGATGGTGTAATGAGTTACCTTAGGCCTGCAAACCAGTGTGGTAACTTCACTGACCATAGACTCATTTTGTAGGTTGGTTAATGATAGCTAAACTAGGAGAATTGACCAGTATACTTTTATCATGCTTATATTGTGTACATATTTTTACTTGTCAGGTGGAAATCACAGCAGCAACCATGAAGCAGTGTTATGTTAAGCCATGTGCAGGGGTGATGCGATAACGTACtaatgtatatgtagatatatgggTTGTCGCCACCATGTCTGTAAATGCAGGTAGTTAACTTTATTCTCTTATATTTTTGAAGTaacatattttcttttgcttttcacTTTTATCATATGGGTTAGAAATcacaatatatatgaatgtgAAGTTAAAAAAGATCATGTTATGATTTACTGTATTTAATCATATCAGATTGCATTGCCAAATGAAAAGCATCGAGATTCTGATATTTCTAGTTTTTGTATTGGAAAGGGATTGGAATTGATCTATATGTATGTATCGTAACTATTATAATCAATCATTATGTTTGGGTGATGCAGTTTTTCTTCTATGTAGAATGAGTTGTGGGTTTAGATGGAGTAATGGATATTgtatttttggtttgttagcAAATTGTTGTGATGTCAACACTGTTAGTAACTTCATATTTAAAACTGCTGAGTACACATGGTGGAGATGGCCTATGTATTAATTgtaccttttgtttttttggcagATATTGGAAATCAGAACTGCATGTGTTGTGTTATGCAGCAATTGTGCAAAGGTTGCTACataaaatcaatttttttttccctctctttttccctttcctaTAGAACTCTATTGATGTCTGCAACTGCAAGTTATATTCTGTAACAATGAAATTGGCACTCTGACTATGTAAACCAGTTTTGCAATGAATGTATGGATGTTGAAATCATTTAGTTTGTTCATAATATTACTATTGGTTATTCCAGCTGCTTTCTATTAATTGTAATGCCACATGGCATGTAGGTGGATGAAGAATAGTGCCAAATTTggcattaatatttttttaattaaataaaaaatctagTTTTGCCACGGTAAGAAGGGTGCCAAATTTGATTTGACAGCTGACAAGAGTTATAGGTGATGATGGCACCATTAGGCAATTGGTGCTCTATGTCACATTAGAAACTGGAGCAAAGGGGACTGACACAATAAGggtggctgcatagtggctaatgTGATGAAGGGTGTCAATTGTAGCCAACTCACACCAATACTGGATGGTGTCCTATAgccagatttctagtagtgttcCCTGAAGAGTACCCGGGAAAAATAAAATACTAGCAGATAAACTTGATCATTAGCCTCTTGGGTTCTTAATTATACAAATTAATTACAAGGGCGGCCTAGTTAGGTTCTTGCTCAACGTAACCCCCAAGGTTCAGGAGAAGTAATTGCTACAACAAATTAAGATAAGTATGCTTCCAACGTTGTACTGCTTTTGGCAACAAGAAACCAATAATCATGGGTTATTTCAATGTTGAATTGAGTAACTTATGATTACACTCTTGAGCGGACTCAATTTCCAGGGAAGTCCGGACCAGATTGGACATTAGGTTACTTGGGACAAACAATCTACGCCAAATCTATCTCTTTCTCTAAGTAAGAGTGTAGTAATACTTCTAAGTAATTTATGGAAACTAGTCAGAGCAACTAGTATCGTTAATTCGTTACCTATTTGAGAATAAATAAATGTTTGTTATTTACAGTTAGTGTTTGTTCTCTCTGTGTCCAAATATTCCATGCCAGCGGTAGAGTTTGGATTTGGAGAACGTGAACTGAAAACATGATAAGATAAGCAGCGGCTTTCGAAAGACTAGCAAATATGTTCAAAATGAGCCTTTCCAACCTCAAGCttgttttttctctgtttttcttccttcttttattttcacaGTCCAGTGAATGTGGGAGTTATTCTTGATAACCTTAATCAATCAGTTACTGAGAAGGTATGGTTGAGTTGCATAAAAATGGGCCTCTCAGACCCTTATGCTTCTCATGCTCACTACAAAACTAGGCTGGTCTTGAGCATATCAAGGACTGCAGACAAAATGCTGTTGGTGCAGCTGCTGCAGGTTCTCTTAATCtcgcttttattttttttgtgttcctctatttttttttgtttttttcatttcatattAATGAAAGACAATAAAGTCAAACTTGAGACGTATGCCAacatttttttaagaaaattatACAACTAACTAGATTATATGCTAATTACCGGCTTCTATTTTAGCTCTTGGCAATTTGAATTTCAATCAAACAATTTTATTAAAGGACTAAATTCAACTTGCCCCCTTCAACTTTGAGGCAAACATCAATTTTGGtccttgatatttttttttaatcat is a genomic window containing:
- the LOC133738820 gene encoding glutamate receptor 2.7-like, whose protein sequence is MRSIQGTKLGGHGFVFPKRSPLLPDVSQAVLNVTGGEKIMNIENKWFKKDSNCQDFSNPKFSSNRLDFKNFRVLFFITWVASGVALILYLVRFSYKYRDVWNSETSTLRRIGAMLGKFYEIDPSRSNQRADVVLTASTNLNGTESPELGQNWNQTNTNSVFSSDSEEQRAPSTDRASPEIATTSTESAAAVQEMHSITPAETAH
- the LOC133738819 gene encoding glutamate receptor 2.2-like, with the translated sequence MINKMYSSNLNKLALTSIFVLFLSSWISLAIPQNETRIPVDMGVVLDDLNSVRGKIWLSCIKMALSDFYFYHPHYKTWLVLNTRDSKKNVVAAAASALDLIKNHEVPAIIGPVTSMETSFVINLGDQTHVPIISFSATSPSLTSLRSSYFFQFAQNDTSQVKAISAVIKNFGWRLVVLIYIDTSYGEAIIPFLTDALQEVGIGVSYRSVISPSAADDQIANELYKLMTMQTRVFIVHMTTNLCSKLFAKAEEIGMMVEGYVWLTTNGITNRLTSMNSSVIHSMNGVIGLQTYVQKTRELEEFNLRWKRQFQKDYPHIVGAELDVFGFWAYDATFAIAMAIEQVIGTTSSFGFQKPNASNKSTDILESFPISPYGPKLCQALSTTRFPGIAGDFMLIDGQLQSSNFRIINVNGRGARTIGFWTPLHGLVSKMSSTNSTCHLGPVIWPGESLSVPKGWEIPTKGKKLRIGVPVRDGFTELVKVTIDPTTNTTDVTGFSIDVFKAVVDMLPYALPYEFIPFAKPDGTKAGTYNDLCYQVYLGNFDAVVGDTTIRANRSLYVDFTMPYAEAGVVMVVPVIDTNKRSAWAFFKPWQWDLWLATLISLLLVGFVVWVVQHRTNEDFQGTTAQQEVGNVIWFSFSTMVFAQRERVDTNLARFVMIIWVFVVLVLTINYQASLTSIYTVEILEPTVTNIKDLLRKGENIGYIPTAYTYEMLKQVGFEDSKLMALGTMEAIDEALSKGSANSGIAAFVDETPYMKLFLARYCNKYSMIGPIFFFFFFF